One Mya arenaria isolate MELC-2E11 chromosome 5, ASM2691426v1 genomic window carries:
- the LOC128235404 gene encoding uncharacterized protein LOC128235404: MAMNRKENIQGQEKSTEKNKNECNGKKIPILCEACKYDNSFEEATGFCVTCSEYLCQTCCRDHKRNKVTREHLLLKNDDIPADITPFKTIKQLSTCDIHPDNDIAYKCGDHEALVCVFCLNESHRKCENIHDLGVVGSADSGINMMAELQDRIHALKAQRNEIEIEQEKNKINLQCLVAKWKDNIAGLGNDFDTQLSEMSLSETTQLNEYIDGCQEIETDITRNKALIETLMKYGTKRQKAVVLRRINHARVDLKDKLQKLECQRQQSIALINVKQFAVLTMIAELSLEEKSKYNTDTLEQTSDEVHDDLDSENIPREKIDECTQTSFAVSNSDAKLRSSKPFSERESGQKITLFKVKTETDTNTCGIFAIKLTEYGVLVADHRNRKLKLFSRTFDLMCEHSLPGQPVDMCFDGSSAYVCYSDLKKVTKHKITENTILNEMETPTRLQPISLTVFNSRLMILFVTQENVDSSAADDVQIEIRKGNSINATISYDSDDDSFNYVKDAKQVFALGKSSIVFSENWRVSCYTVGKQTRELIHRQWFYRSHANQILKKAKGFAKDSEGNIYICGEDSNNIHQVSSKNYKRNRVIIPRCDRPVCIAVDEQKDRLIIGCRIGDYLQAYSFK, encoded by the coding sequence ATGGCAATGAACCGTAAAGAAAATATTCAAGGCCAGGAAAAGTCAACGgaaaagaacaaaaatgaatgtaatGGGAAGAAAATACCAATCTTGTGTGAAGCATGCAAGTATGATAATTCGTTTGAAGAGGCAACGGGATTTTGTGTGACATGTTCCGAGTATTTGTGTCAGACCTGTTGTCGCGATCACAAAAGAAACAAAGTAACAAGAGAACACTTGTTGTTAAAGAATGATGATATTCCTGCGGACATAACGCCGTTTAAGACCATTAAGCAACTATCGACCTGCGATATTCATCCTGACAATGACATCGCATACAAGTGCGGAGACCATGAAGCTTTGGTTTGCGTTTTCTGTCTTAATGAGAGTCATCGGAAATGCGAAAATATCCATGATCTAGGAGTTGTTGGTTCTGCTGATTCAGGTATAAACATGATGGCAGAACTTCAAGACAGAATACATGCGTTAAAGGCACAGCGGAACGAGATCGAGAttgaacaagaaaaaaataaaattaatttgcaATGCCTGGTAGCCAAATGGAAGGATAATATAGCCGGCTTAGGAAATGATTTTGATACACAATTAAGCGAAATGTCACTCTCCGAGACAACGCAATTGAATGAATATATTGATGGCTGTCAGGAAATCGAGACGGATATAACTAGAAACAAAGCGTTGATCGAAACACTTATGAAATACGGAACAAAGCGACAAAAGGCTGTTGTTCTGCGACGAATAAACCATGCACGCGTTGATCTTAAAGATAAACTACAAAAACTCGAATGTCAGCGTCAACAAAGCATCGCGCTCATTAACGTGAAACAGTTTGCTGTTCTAACAATGATTGCAGAGTTATCGTTAGAAGAGAAGAGCAAATATAATACTGACACATTGGAACAGACCAGCGATGAAGTGCATGACGATTTGGATTCGGAAAATATACCAAGGGAGAAAATTGATGAATGCACACAAACGAGTTTTGCTGTCTCGAACTCTGACGCAAAACTAAGGTCCTCTAAGCCGTTCTCAGAAAGAGAAAGCGgacaaaaaataactttgtttaaagttaaaacagaAACAGACACAAACACTTGTGGTATTTTTGCCATTAAATTAACAGAATATGGAGTTCTTGTTGCTGATCATCGTAACAGAAAACTTAAGCTATTCAGTCGAACATTTGACTTAATGTGTGAACACTCGCTTCCCGGTCAGCCGGTAGACATGTGTTTTGATGGATCCAGTGCCTATGTCTGCTATTCAGACCTAAAGAAAGTGACCAAACACAAAATAACCGAAAATACGATTTTGAATGAAATGGAAACTCCAACTCGGCTCCAACCGATAAGTCTAACTGTTTTTAACTCCCGACTGATGATTTTGTTTGTAACTCAAGAGAACGTTGACAGTTCGGCAGCTGACgatgttcaaattgaaatcCGAAAAGGAAATTCAATAAATGCCACCATCTCGTATGATTCCGACGATGATAGTTTTAACTATGTAAAAGATGCAAAgcaagtttttgcattaggtaagTCGTCCATTGTTTTCTCAGAAAACTGGCGGGTGTCCTGCTATACCGTCGGTAAGCAGACTAGAGAACTAATTCATCGACAATGGTTTTACCGTTCACATGCCAATCAAATTCTAAAAAAAGCGAAAGGGTTTGCGAAAGACAGTGAAGGGAATATCTATATTTGCGGTGAAGATTCTAACAACATTCACCAGGTGTCGTCTAAAAACTACAAGCGTAACCGTGTGATTATCCCTCGCTGTGATCGTCCTGTTTGCATCGCCGTAGACGAACAGAAAGATAGACTAATAATCGGATGTCGGATTGGTGACTATTTGCAAGCGTACTCATTTAAATAG